The genomic region CCATGGCCACGAACAGCAGCAACAGCGACAGGCCGGTGATCACTTCCGGCATCACCAACGGCGCGGTGACCAGGCCACCAAACAGCGTGCGGCCCTTGAAGCGGGTGATCCGGGTCAGCACGAACGCCGCCAGGGTGCCCAGTGCCACCGCCGCAATAGCGGTGTAGCAGGCGATTTCCAGCGAGCGGGCGACCGAGCCCATCAGTTGCGTGTTGTCGAGCAGGCCGACGTACCACTTCACCGACCAGCCGCCCCACACCGTCACCAGCTTGGAGGCGTTGAACGAGTAGATCACCAGAATCAGCATCGGCAGGTAGATGAACAGCAGACCCACCACCAGCATCAGTTTCGAGAAACCGAAGCGCTTCATGCCCTGCCCTCCATTTCCTTGGCCTGACTGCGGTTGAACAGGATGATCGGCACGATCAGGATCGCCAGCATCACCACGGCAAGGGCGGAAGCCACCGGCCAGTCACGGTTGTTGAAGAACTCTTGCCACAGCACCTTGCCGATCATCAGGGTTTCCGGACCGCCGAGCAGCTCGGGGATCACGAATTCGCCGACCACCGGGATGAACACCAGCATGCAGCCGGCGATGATGCCGTTCTTCGACAGCGGTACAGTGATCTTCCAGAAGCTGTTGAAGGTGCTCGACCCCAGGTCCGAGGCGGCCTCCAGCAAGCTGGCATCGTGCTTCACCAGGTTGGCGTAGAGCGGCAGGATCATGAACGGCAGGTACGAATAGACCACGCCGATGTACACCGCCAGGTTGGTGTTGAGGATCTGCAGCGGTTCGCTGATCAGCCCGGTCCACATCAGGAAGCCATTGAGCAGCCCGTTGTTGCTGAGGATGCCCATCCAGGCATAGACGCGGATCAGGATCGCGGTCCAGGTCGGCATCATGATCAGAAGCACCAGCACGGTCTGCACTTCCTTGCGCGCACTGGCGATGGCATAGGCCATCGGATAGCCGATCAGCAGGCACAACAGCGTGCTGATGAAGGCCATCTTCAACGAACCCAGGTAGGCTGCCAGGTACAGGTCGTCGTCGCCCAGCATCGCATAGTTGCCGAGGTTCAGAATCAGCTGCAGCTTCTGTTCGACGAAGGTATAGATCTCGGTGTAGGGCGGAATCGCCACGTCCGCTTCTGCGAAGCTGATCTTCAGGACGATGAAGAACGGCAGCATGAAGAACAGAAACAGCCAGAGAAAAGGAATCCCGATGACCACATGACGGCCGGAAGGGATTATACGGTGCAGCCGGCGCTTGAACTTTCGCATGTTCATGAGCGCAGTACCACGCCGCTGTCGTCTTCCCACCAGACGAACACTTCATCGCCCCAGGTCGGCCGGGTGCCCTGGCGTTCGGCGTTGGCGACGAAGGATTGCACCAGCTTGCCGCTCGGCAACTCGACGTAGAACACCGAGTGACCGCCCAGGTAGGCGATATCGTGAACCTTGCCGCGCGACCAGTTGTGCTCGCACTGCGGCTGGGTGGTGGTGACCAGCAGCTTCTCCGGGCGGATCGCGTAGGTCACGTGCTTGTCCTGGACCGACGTACTCACGCCGTGCCCGACGTAAATATTGCGCTCCAACTCCGGGCAGGCGATGCGCGCATAACCTTCGGCGTCATCGACCACTTCACCGTCGAACAGGTTGACGTTACCGATGAACTCACAGACCAGACGGCTGGTCGGGGTCTCGTAGACGTCGATCGGGCTGCCGATCTGGGCAATCCAGCCCAGGTGCATGATGGCGATCCGCTCGGCCATGGTCATGGCCTCTTCCTGATCGTGGGTCACCATGACGCAGGTCACGCCGACGCGCTCGATGATCTCGACAAGCTCAAGCTGCATCTGCGAACGCAGCTTCTTGTCCAGAGCACCCATGGGCTCGTCGAGCAGCAACAGTTTCGGCCGCTTGGCCAGGGAACGGGCCAGGGCCACACGCTGGCGCTGGCCACCGGACAACTGGTGCGGCTTGCGCTTGGCGTACTGGCTCATCTGCACCAGCTTGAGCATCTC from Pseudomonas asplenii harbors:
- a CDS encoding ABC transporter permease subunit: MPSGRHVVIGIPFLWLFLFFMLPFFIVLKISFAEADVAIPPYTEIYTFVEQKLQLILNLGNYAMLGDDDLYLAAYLGSLKMAFISTLLCLLIGYPMAYAIASARKEVQTVLVLLIMMPTWTAILIRVYAWMGILSNNGLLNGFLMWTGLISEPLQILNTNLAVYIGVVYSYLPFMILPLYANLVKHDASLLEAASDLGSSTFNSFWKITVPLSKNGIIAGCMLVFIPVVGEFVIPELLGGPETLMIGKVLWQEFFNNRDWPVASALAVVMLAILIVPIILFNRSQAKEMEGRA
- a CDS encoding ABC transporter ATP-binding protein, whose protein sequence is MAVASGAYKKALEGDQSPKQVLVKIDRVTKKFDETIAVDDVSLEIRKGEIFALLGGSGSGKSTLLRMLAGFERPTEGRIYLDGVDITDMPPYERPINMMFQSYALFPHMTVAQNIAFGLQQDKIPKAEIDARVAEMLKLVQMSQYAKRKPHQLSGGQRQRVALARSLAKRPKLLLLDEPMGALDKKLRSQMQLELVEIIERVGVTCVMVTHDQEEAMTMAERIAIMHLGWIAQIGSPIDVYETPTSRLVCEFIGNVNLFDGEVVDDAEGYARIACPELERNIYVGHGVSTSVQDKHVTYAIRPEKLLVTTTQPQCEHNWSRGKVHDIAYLGGHSVFYVELPSGKLVQSFVANAERQGTRPTWGDEVFVWWEDDSGVVLRS